GCCTAGTCACGCCAGCTCGAGGATCGCCAAGGTCCTGGTCGCCAATCGCGGGGAGATCGCGGTCCGGGTGATCCGCGCGGCCCGGGATGCGGGCCTGCCCAGCGTCGCGGTGTACGCCGAGCCCGACGCCGACGCACCCCACGTGCGGTTGGCCGACGAGGCATTCGCGCTGGGTGGCCAGACGTCGGCGGAGTCCTACCTGGACTTCGGTAAGTTGCTCGACGCTGCCGAGAAGTCCGGCGCCAACGCGATCCATCCCGGCTACGGGTTTCTGTCCGAAAACGCCGACTTCGCGCAGGCCGTCATCGACGCGGGGCTGATCTGGATCGGACCCAGCCCGCAGTCGATCCGCGACCTGGGCGACAAGGTCACCGCCCGCCACATCGCCGCCCGCGCCCAGGCGCCGCTGGTGCCCGGCACCCCCGACCCGGTCAAGGACGCCGACGAGGTGGTGGCTTTCGCCCACGAGTACGGCGTGCCGATCGCGATCAAGGCCGCGTTCGGCGGCGGCGGCAAGGGCCTGAAGGTGGCCCGCACCGTCGAGGAGATTCCCGAGCTGTACGAGTCCGCGGTCCGTGAGGCGACGGCTGCGTTCGGCCGCGGCGAGTGCTTCGTGGAGCGCTACCTGGACAAGCCGCGTCACGTCGAGGCCCAGGTGCTCGCCGACATGCACGGCAACGTGGTGGTGGCCGGCTTGCGCGACTGCTCGCTGCAGCGCCGCTATCAAAAGCTGGTCGAGGAGGCGCCGGCGCCGTTTCTGACCGACGCGCAACGCAAAGAGATCTACGAGGCAGCCAAGCGCATCTGCCGGGAAGCCCACTATCACGGCGCCGGCACCGTGGAGTTCCTGGTCGGACAGGACGGACTGATCTCGTTCCTGGAGGTCAACACCCGGCTGCAGGTGGAGCACCCGATCACCGAGGAGACCGCCGGCATCGACCTGGTGTTGCAGCAGTTCAAGATCGCCAACGGCGACAAGCTCGACATCACCGAGGACCCCACGCCGCGCGGGCATGCCTTCGAGTTCCGGATCAACGGCGAGGACGCCGGGCGCAACTTCCTGCCCGCGCCGGGACCGGTGACCAAGTTCAACCCGCCGTCCGGGCCGGGTGTGCGACTGGACTCCGGCGTGGAGACCGGTTCGGTGGTCGGCGGGCAGTTCGACCCGCTGCTGGCCAAACTGATCGTCTACGGCGCCAACCGCCAAGAAGCGCTGGCCCGTGCCCGGCGCGCGCTTGACGAGTTCGAGGTCGAGGGCCTGGCCACGGTGATCCCGTTCCACCGGGCCATCGTGCGCGACCCGGCGTTCATCGGCGACGAGAACGGTTTTTCGGTGCACACCCGCTGGATCGAAACCGAGTGGAACAACACCATCGAGCCGTTCACCGGCGGCGAACCACTCGACGAGGAGGACGCCCGCCCGCGCCAGAAGGTCGTCGTCGAGGTGGGCGGTCGCCGCCTGGAGGTGTCGCTACCGGCCGACTTGGCGCTGTCCAACGGCGCCGGTTCCGACCCGGTCGGTGTTATCCGGCGCAAACCCAAGCCCCGCAAGCGCGGCGCGCTCGCGGGCGCCGCGGCCTCCGGTGACGCGGTGACCGCCCCCATGCAGGGCACCGTGGTCAAGGTCGCCGTCGAAGAGGGCCAGGAGGTCACCGCCGGCGACCTGGTCGTGGTGCTGGAGGCGATGAAAATGGAGAACCCGGTCACCGCCCACAAAGACGGCACCATCACCGGTCTGGCTGTCGAGGCCGGCGCCGCGATCACCCAAGGCACGGTGTTGGCCGAGATCAAATAGCCGCCAGGCACCCAACCGGTGGGCTCCCGCCGTTGTTGGCTGCGCCGCGCCCGGGTAAGGTCTTCAACAGGTTGAGGTCACAGCCGCCCGGACAACGTCAACGGCGTGCAGGGGGCTGAATCCCTGCCGTAAGGGCATCTTCTGTTTGACGTGATCCACAGGACGAATTTTCGTTGACTGATGGAGTCACCATGTCTGTCGTGAGAACCGCGGGATTTGCGGGCGCAGCCCTCGGCGTGGACACCGCATTTCCGTCGCAACCCTGGGAAAGCCGCACCGCACGTTTCACCGCCCATTGGGGGCCGTCGGCCGTGGCGGTCGTCGCGCACGGCGAGCTCGACGCCGCCAATGCCAGTCAGCTCGCGGATTATGTGCAGCAGTGCGCCGCTTTCTCCAAGCTCGTGATCTTAGATCTCAGAGGCGTGGAATTCTTTGGGACAGCTGGCTTTTCGACGCTACACACGATCAACGTGAGATGCGCCCGCGCCGATGTGCAGTGGGCGGTAGTGCCTAGCCGCGCGGTCTCGCGGGTGCTGCGGATCTGCGACCCTGAGCACGCGTTGCCGATCGCCGACTCGGCGGATGTGATGCTGGTCGACCAGCGCGAGCCGCGGCGCCTACTCCAACTGGTCTCGCAGTCGCGCTAGCGACTTCGCCAGCAGCCGCGACACATGCATCTGCGAGATGCCGACCCGCTCGGCGATTTGCGTCTGTGTCATTGACTCGAAAAACCTGAGCACCAACACCGTTCGTTCTCGCTCCGGCAGCGCATCTAGCAGCGGACGTAACGCTTCACGGTTTTCAATGCGCTCCAGACCGGCGTCCACATCACCGAGAGTGTCGGAGATAGCGCGGGCGTCGTCGTCGGTATTGTTGCCGCCGCTATCGATCGACAGCGTGTTGTAGGAACTGCCGGCAACCAGCCCCTCGACGATCTCGGTGCGGTCCATGTCAAGTTCGTCGGCGAGCTCGGTAGCGGTGGGCGCGCGGCCCAGCCGTTGCGACAAGTCGGCGGTGGCCGCGCCGAGCCGCAGGTGCAGTTCTTTCAGACGCCGTGGCACCTTGACCGACCAGCTGTTGTCGCGAAAGTGCCGCCGGACCTCCCCCATGATCGTGGGCACCGCGAACGAGACGAAGTCCGAGCCGGCGTCGACGTCGAAGCGGACGACCGCGTTGACCAGTCCGACCCGGGCTACCTGCACCAGGTCGTCACGCGGTTCGCCGCGGCCCTCGAACCTGCGGGCGATGTGATCGGCCAGTGGCAGGCAACGCTCCACAATCTTGTCGCGCTGCCGCTGAATTTCCGGCGAGTGGGGCGGGAGGCTAGCCAACTCGCGGAACATGTCCGGAACGTCGGCATACTCATTTGGTCGTGAGCCAGAACTGCCGACAGCTCGCGCTGTCACCTGGCGGAGCCTGCCCGTCGCGTGGTCAGCTTGATCCCGAACACGCCGGGGCCCTCGGGCTGGCTGCCGTCGCGGAAAGTCTGAACGCCGTCGGTAAGCGACGTCAGGACGTGCCAGCTGAAGCTGCCGGGTGCGAGCACGTCGTAGGTCTGGCACGTGGCCGACGCCTCCACCACGAGCTCGTCGTCTCGCGGGTCGACCACCACCACCAATGTTGCATCCGGTGTGGCCGAACGGATCAGCCTGGTACACACCTCGTCGACCGCCAGCCGCAGATCGGCCACGGCGTCGAAATCAAGGTCTTCGAACGTGCCGACCGCCCCGACAAGGGTGCGCAGGACGGCCAGATTCTCCAGCCGCGCGGCGACCCGGAGCTCGACGGCGCGGTCACCTCGTTGCTGCTTTTCACCACGCGCTTGGGCATCGGTCATGTGGTCTCCCAGCAGTGTGTGACCGAGATTATCCCCGCTGTCGAGCTGGTTAGTCATGACCACCTCCGGGTAATCCGCCCCCATGGGCAAGGCTGACACAACCGACCAGGCCGGCGCCCGTCGACTCGGGCGAGTCGCATTGATCGCGGTCGTCACGGTGGTGGTGTTGATCCTGGTTGCGGTGGGCGTCTATGTCATCGCGTTCGTGATCTTGTCGCCGATGATGGGATAACCCGGGCACCGCGACAGAGCCGACCACCTGCGAACTGATCATCGTGCACAGTCCATACCCGCTCACCGCCATTTGTAACCAGGGATTTCCGGGGTCGTTGTTTCGGTGGGCAGGCCCACGGGTAGGTGAGGGGGATGCACGACCGCAATCTTTCCGATGAAATACCGGATGAGATACCGGTCGCCGATGCCGTCGAGCAGAACCAGGAAACCGCGCCCGAGCCCGACGCCGTCGATTCGACGGACGCGCCGATGGAGGCGAACGCACCGGATTGGCAAGAACAGCTGCAGGAAGTCCCCGAAGACGACGAAGAGTACCGCGAATAGCGGGTGCGCCCGCGTTTGGCGCGTTCCCGCGAAGGGAACTTATAGAGCGCTCGGGGACTCGGCGCGTGCGCGCGTTGCTCCCGCTCAAGCAAAGGGCGGACGGCCTAACAGATTTGGGCAAGCGAAGGAGAGAGATGACCGAGAAGAGTGGTCTTGGCGAGGCGGTCCGCGGCGTCGTCGAGGCCGTCAAAGGCCTGGGCAAGGAAGTCCTCGGCACCGTGACCGGCCGCGGCGAAATGGCTCGTGAAGGCCAGGCTCAACAAGACAAGGCCAGGGCCCAACGCGACGCAGCCCGCAAGGAGGCCGAAGCCGAAAAGGCCCGCGCCGAAGCCAAGATCGAAGAACAGCGGCAAAAGAGCAGTCAACGGCGCGAGCAGTAGACGGCGAGCGGCCGCACCTGCGAAAGGTCCAACCGTCGGCAGACGGTTGGACCTTTTGGCGTCCAGACGGCTGACTCACGTCGTCCAGCCGTGCTACCACCTACGCTTGACTGCCATGAACATCGCGATGAGCCGAGTCCTGCTGCGAGCGGTGGTGCTTTTGGGAGCGTGGGCGACGGGATTGCTGGTAGCGGCGTGGGTGGTTCCGAACGTGTCGTTGTCGGTGTCAGGATTCGTCGTTGCGGTAGCGGTGTTTTCGGTCGCGCAGGCGATTCTGTCGTGGTGGATCTTCAAATTGCCGCGCGCGTATGCGTCTTTGCTCCTGGGCGGCGTCGGCCTGGCATTGACTCTCATCGCTTTGAGCCTCGCCTCGACATTCACCCACGGGTTTAGCATCCGGGGCGCGGCATCCTGGGTTGCGGCGACGCTGGTGGTGTGGCTTGTGACGACGCTCGGAGCGATTTTGCTGCCCGAGGTGCTTGTCCGCGACCAGGTGTCATTTGCCACGAGGATGGGACCACCGGTTGGCCAGCAACTAGGGACCACCTGTTTGGCTCACTGGCGATGATCGGCGGTCGTTCGGCCTGGTGTCAACTGAGGGCTTTTGGCGGCGCCGGTAGGACTGTCCTTCGATGATGAGTTCATGCGCTGTTGAGGTGACCCTGTCGACAGCGGATTGGGCCAGCAGGGGGTCGGTCATGACGGCCAGCCATTCGTCAGGGCTGCGGTTGGAGGTCAGCACGGTGGAGCCTCGCTGGTGGCGGGCCACGACAAGCTCGTAGAAGTCGGCGGTCGCGGTAGCGTCCATCGGCTGCAGGGCGAAGTCGTCGATGATCAGCAGCCGGACTTGAGCCAGGCGGCGCATCTCGGCTTCGGTGCTGTTGTCGAGTCGGGATGCTTTGAGCCGCTTGAACATTGCATCAGCACGCAACATCAGGGTGGGGATGCGTCGCCGCACGGCGATGTGTCCGAGTGTGGTGGCCAGATGCGTTTTGCCTACCCCGACCGGTCCCAGCAGCAGAGCGCCGTGGGGGCCGTCGAGAAACCGCAGGCTGGTCAAGTCGGTCCACAGGGTGCGGTCGTAGCTGACGGCGGCCGAATCGTCCCAGGAATCCAGGCGCATGGTCGCATCCAGGCCGGCCTCGCGGGCGCGGCGGGCGGCTGAGCTGTTGTCGCGGCGGGTGGCCTCATCGGCGAGGATCAGCTCCAAAAAAGCCGCGTGTGACAGGTGCCGCTGGTGAGCCAAGGTGAGCCGCTCGGGCAGGGTGTCGAGCATCCGCCCAAGTTTGAGTTGGCGCATCACTCGCTTGAGGTCAGTCGAGATCGGGTCGGTGACAACAGGTTTGGTCGCCATGCCGATCACAGCCCCTGGGTTGCGTTGCGACCGGTGGGGGTGGCGCCGCCGTCGATGACGCTCATCCAGTCGGGCCGCTGCCTGCCTTGGCTGCGGTATTCACCCGGGTCGCGGGCAAACCGGGCCGGAGCCAGCCCGGTGGCCGCCCGCGGCGCCTCGGCTGGGGTGTTCTCGGTGGCCTTGTGCAGCATCGCGGCGATCTTGGACACCGAGACCACATCGAGCTCCAATGCCCGCCCGCAGGCGGTGTTCACCGGGGCCGCGCCGTAGCGTTTGACCAGCCCCAACAACCGGTACACCTGGCGCATGCGTGTCCACGGCAGCTGGTGATCGAGCAGACGTTCGGCGTAGATGCCGATATCAGCCCCGTGGCCGCCGCGGTGGCGATCAGCCGGGTCAGGTCCCGCATCGCGTAGCCGGTCTTGTCAGCGGGCAGATCAGCCGGGTCGGTGCAACGTCCGCCGGCGGGCTGGCGGGGATGAGTCTTGACCAGCTTTCCGCCGTGGAACGCCTTGACCAACTCGCCGTCGGCGCGCACCGAAACGGTCTGCCCGCGAAGGTGTTCGGGGATTGAATACAATGCCCGATCGACTTGAATGTGGTAGTCGCGGTGCACCTTGGCTTCAGCGTAGATCGGCACCTGGTAGACCGCTGCTGGGGCGGGCAGCAGCAGTGCGGCCTCGCGCTCGGCGAACACCACCGCCGGGCGTTGACAGGTGGTGCCGTGGATGCGCTGGCCGGCCTTGCCGGCACACCACACCTGGGCTCGGGCCTGAGCGTCGGCGAGGTCGGCGAAGTCTTCGCCGGCGAAGAAGTTGCCCCGCACGTACTGGACCATACGTTCCACCCGCGGCTTGTCCTGGGGGTGACGAACCCGGGCCGGATCGGTGAAGAATCCACGGACCTGCGAGTACTCCGTCCAACCCACACTGAACTGCGGATCGGTCGAATCTGCCTTGGGCACAATCGGTGTCATGTTATCAGGGATCAACACCTTGAAGACACCGCCAAAGAACTGCCAGGCCGCCTCGCAGCCGGCGACAATCGCCTCCAGCGTCTGGTTAAACGTCAGCCACACGAACATGTGCCTCGAATACACCGCGGTGAAGATCAGCGCGTGCACCACTCGGTTGCGCCCCGATTCGGCATCAAAGATCTTGCCCATCCGGCCGAAGTCGATCTGGCACTCCACGCCGGGCTCACCATCGACCACCGGCACCGTGCCAGCGCTGCGACGGCCCCGGTACTCGGTGCACTGCGTGCAGTACCGGTGCAACGTCCGCTGGGGCACCGCCGTGCCGCGCCGCTCCAACAGGTCACAGATCTTGACCACCGTCAGGCCCTCTTCCACCCACTTGACGATCTGATCGTGATTGGCGCGCAACACTTCCCACACTTGGCCGTGGCCATCCGGCCGGTCCGGCCGCACCGCCTCGATCACCGCGCCGATCAGCTCATCGGTGAGCTGATCAAGAGCACCACCGCGGTCCAACCCGGCCAGCGCCGCCGCATTCGTATAGCTGCGTGCGGTCTTACGATCCACCCCGGCCAACGCAGCCACCCGGCGCAAGCCGCCCCGACATCCACACCCGCAACAACTCACGTACCTCGATCACCGAAACCTCCCGATACATTCAGCGGACCTCCTTCACATCGATCGACATGAAGTGATCCGACCCAGTAATCGAGCGACCCCGGACGTACGACACGCCGGTGGTCCCATCACTGGCAAACGGGTGGTCCCATGCGACTGGCTAAACCCCGCTCAAGGTGGTCCCATCATCGTGGCGGTCGACAACCAGGCCTAACCGGTGACTAGCATTTGCTGTAGCGCATCCGACTGTTATCTCGCCCGACGAAGGAGGGGAGAGGTAGTGGGAGACAGGCATCACGATCCGACGGATTATTTCCGGACCACCCAGCCGCATGCCGGGATCACCATGAAAGACAACCTGTTTTGGCCCGGGCACATCTTGCTGGTCGTCGCGATATTCGGGGTGGTCAGCACGGTGGCCGCCGCCGCGTACGGGCATTACGAGTGGCTCGCCACCACCGGGCTTGTCGCCGCGCTCGGAACCATCAACGGAGCGCTGTGGCTGATCTTGGAGCGTCGCCGGGTGATCCGCATCGACGAGCAATGGCGGGCTGCGCACTCCGATAGCCCGACCGGCCAGCGCGTCGCCTGATCAGCCGCCAAGTGCCGGGCCGGCGATCGGCGGTGCCCCCATCGTCAGGGTCAGCAACATCAGCATCAACAAAAACCAGCCAGCACCCTGCCATCCCCACCAGGTGCCGCGGTCGCGCCACACACGGTAGGTGCGAATGAACGCCCAGACGCCTGCCGCCAGCAAAATCGCGGGCGCGCCGAATGCCAGCAGTGCCCGCTGTGGTGCCCCGCAGGCCACCGTGTCGACGGCCATCGCACCTTTACACGTGCTGACCCACAACGCCGCCACGATCAGGAAACCGATGCCGGTCACTGCGGCCAAGACCGCGAATCGCACCGCGGCCTGAACCTCCCGGTCCTCGTGACCGAGGTGGTCGCCCCGTGAATGCTGACGCGGGTTCTGCATAGTCCATCACTATCCTGCGTGGGTTGCTCTTATTCCATCGTCTGATCCGGCGCATCAGTTACATCGGTACCGACGGCCCCCGGCCCTGACTGCTTAGAGCATTATCGGATACCCGCCGGTTAGCGCAGCTAAACCGACCCCGATCGGCTCACGCGAGGTCCTCCACCGCGTGGCGCACGGCCTCGGCCGCCTCATCGATCTCGGCGCGCGACACCGTCAGCGCCGGGCGGAAACGCACACTGTCGGAACCGCTGGGCAACACGATCACCCTGCGTTGCCACAACCGCCGGATCAACTCGTCGCGGTCGGTGGTGGTCGGCAGGCTGAACGCGCACATCAGGCCGCGACCGCGAACGTCGAGGACCAGTCCGGGAAACTCGGCGGCCAGCTCGTCGAGCCGGGCCCGCAAGTAGCGGCCGTATTCGGCAGCGCGCGCGATCAGGCCGTCGGCTTCGATCACTTCCAGGATGCGCCGCGCCCTGACCATGTCGACGAGGTTGCCCCCCCATGTCGAGTTGAGCCGCCGGGGCACGTTGAACACGTTGTCCGCGATCTCGTCGACCCGCCGCCCGGCCATCACCCCGCACACCTGCGTCTTCTTGCCGAATGCCACCACATCGGGGACAACGCCGAATTGCTGGTAGGCCCAAGGAGTTCCGGTCAGCCCGCAACCCGTCTGGACTTCATCGAAGATCAGCAACGCGTCGTATTCGTCGCACAGCTCGCGCATCGCTGCGAAAAACTGCGGCCGAAAATGCCGGTCGCCGCCTTCGCCCTGGATCGGTTCGGCGATAAAGCACGCGATGTCGTGCGGGTGGGCCTCGAACGCCGCCCGGGCCTGGCGCAGGGATTCGGATTCCAGCGCGTCCATGTCGGCGCCGGGGCGAATGAACGGCGCATCTATCCGTGGCCACTCGAACTTCGGGAAACGGGCCACGTTGACTGGTTCCGTATTGGTTAGCGACAGCGTGTAGCCGCTGCGGCCGTGGAACGCCCCGCGCAGGTGCAGCACCCGAGTACCCAGCGCCGGGTCGACGCCGCGGGCCTGGTTGTGTCGGCTCTTCCAGTCGAACGCGACCTTGAGCGCGTTCTCGACCGCGAGCGCACCGCCCTCGATGAAGAACAAGTGCGGCAGCGCCGGATCACCCAGCACCCGGTTGAACGTCTCGACGAAGCGGGCCATCGGCACCGAGTACACCTCGGAATTGCTGGGTTTGTTCAGCGCGGCCTCGGCCAGTTCGGCACGGAACACGTCGTCGTCGGCCAGCGCCGGATGGTTCATGCCCAGCGCCGACGACGCAACGAAGGTGAACATGTCGAGATAGCGCCGTCCGTCGCGGGCGTCGACTAGATACGAGCCGGCGGAGCGGCGCAAGTCCAGCACGAAATCGAAGCCGTCGACCAGGATGCTGCGGGCCAGCACCTCGTGGACGCGGTCGGGTGCAAGAGGCTGACCGGTACGCGCCAGAACAGTCATAACTCGATGATAGCTGGCTAGATAGCGTAAATATTACGGCACGAACTCGCGACCACTGTAAAACGTCCGTAAAATGATCGTGCTCCGGGTCCGGACGTTCGCCGTCGTCCGAATCCGTTGCAGTAGGTCTTCGAGCGCCCGCGCGGACTCCACGCGCACTAACAGGATGTAGCTTTCCTCCCCGGCCACCGAATGACAGGACTCGATTTCGGCGATGTGCTCGAGCCGGGCCGGCGCATCATCGGGTTGTGAGGGATCGAGAGGGGTGATGGCCACGAACGCCGACAGCATGTTGCCCACCGCCTCGGGATTGATCCGCGCCGAATACCCGGTCACCACGCCGCGGGACTCCAGCCGGCGCACCCGGGATTGCACCGCCGATATCGACAAGCCGGCGCTGGCGGCCAGCTCGGCGAGGGTCGCGCGTCCGTTGGCGACAAGCTGGCGCACGAGAGTCCGGTCGATGTCGTCGAGCGTGTCACCCATGGCCGGAGAGTATCGCAGTGCCGAGGCCCGATGAGCCGGGCGAAAAAGTTGGAAACCTGGCAGCTGCGGGCCAAATTCGCCGCCGCACTGTCGGCGATGTATGGCGCCGAGGTTCCCGCGTACACCACGCTGGTCGAGGTAAGCGCGCAGGTCAACCGTGACTGCCTGGCACATCGCCCGGGCGCCGAGCGGCTCGGTTCTTTGGCGCGGGTCACCGCGGAGCGGCACGGCGCGATCCGGGTGGGCAGTCCAGCCGAACTGGCCGCGGTCGCCGACCTGTTCGCGGCGTTCGGCATGGTCCCGGTCGGTTACTACGACCTGCGCACCGCGGCGTCGCCAATTCCGGTGATCTCCACTGCTTTTCGTCCGATCGACGCCGAGGAGTTGGCCCGCAACCCGTTTCGGGTGTTCACGTCCATGCTGGCGACGCGCGATCGCCGATTCTTCGACGCCGGCCTGCGCCGCCGGGTGGAAGCCTTTCTGGCGCGCCGTCAATTGTTCGACCCGGCATTGATCGCGCGGGCCCGGGCGGTCGCGGCGGACGGGGGTTGCGACGCCGCCGACGAGGCCGACGAGTTCGTCGGTCGGGCTGTTGCGGCGTTCGCGCTGTCGCGCGAGCCGATCGACCGTGCCTGGTATGACGAGCTCTCCCAGGTGTCCGCGGTGGCTGCCGATATCGCGGGCGTCGCCTCCACCCACATCAACCACCTGACCCCGCGGGTGCTCGACATCGATGAGCTGTATCGCCGGATGACCGCTCGCGGCGTCACCATGATCGATGCCATCCAGGGACCGCCCTGCACCGACGGTCCCGCTGTGCTGTTGCGGCAGACTTCTTTTCGCGCACTTGCCGAGCCACGCCGGTTTCGTCTGGCCGACGGGACCATCAGAAAGGGAACGCTACGGGTGCGGTTCGGTGAGGTGGAGGCGCGTGGTGTGGCGCTGACGCCCAAGGGTCGGCAACGCTATGACGCGGCGATGGCAGCGGCCGATCCGGCACAGGTGTGGCTGGACTATTTCCCGTCCACGGATGCCGAAATGGCAGCCCAAGGGCTGGCCTACTACCGCGGCGGTGATCCGTCGAAACCCGTTGTCTACGAGGACTTCTTGCCGGCCTCAGCCGCTGGGATCTTTCGGTCTAATCTGGACAGCGACGCCGAGGCCGCTCAAGTCGCCGACGATTCGCAATACAGCGTGGAATGGCTGGCCGGGGCGATCGACCGGGCCATCTATGACCCGTACGCACTGTATGAAGCACATGCCCAGGAGGGGGCCGCATGACCCTGCCGAGCACCGAGCAATTACGCGCCCGGGTGCGCCGGGCACTCGATGTTATCGGCGCCGATATCTCGCTCGGCGAGCCGGGCGGACACGGGCTGCCGGCGCGCACACCGGTGACCGGCGAGGTGCTATTCACCGTGGCGGCAACCACGCCCACCCACGTCGATCATGCGATCGCTGCTGCAGCACAAGCCTTTTCGACGTGGCGCGTCACACCGGCGCCGGTGCGCGGCGCATTGGTGGCCCAATTGGGTCAACTACTTTCCGCGCACAAATCCGACCTTGCCACGCTGGTCACCGTCGAGGCCGGCAAGATCACCTCCGAGGCGCTGGGCGAGGTGCAGGAGATGATCGACATCTGCCAGTTCGCCGTCGGCTTGTCCCGTCAGCTGTACGGCCGCACCATCGCCTCCGAGCGGCCGGGGCATCGGCTCATGGAGACCTGGCATCCGCTGGGCGTGGTCGGGGTGATCACCGCGTTCAACTTCCCGGTGGCGGTGTGGGCGTGGAACACTGCGGTGGCGCTGGTGTGCGGCGACGCCGTGGTGTGGAAGCCCTCAGAGCTGACCCCGGTGACCGCGCTGGCCTGCCAGGCGCTGATCGCACAGGCCGCCGCGGCTGTCGGCGCTCCCCCCGCGGTGAGCGGACTGCTGCTGGGCGGCCCCGAGGTGGGCGAACAACTGGTGGATGACGACCGGGTCGCGTTGGTGTCGGCGACCGGCTCGGTGCCGATGGGCCAGCAGGTTGGTCCCCGGGTAGCGCGACGGTTCGGCCGCACGCTGCTGGAGTTGGGCGGCAACAACGCCGCGATCGTGACGCCGTCGGCCGATCTGGAGCTGGCCGTGCGTGCCATCGTGTTCGCCGCCGCTGGCACTGCCGGGCAACGCTGTACGACGCTGCGCCGGTTGATCGTGCATCGCTCGATAGCCGACGAGGTGGTGGCACGCATCACCGCCGCCTACCGACGGCTGCCGATCGGCGACCCTACAGTTGACGGCACGCTGGTCGGTCCGCTGATCGGTGAGCAGGCCTATCGCGAGATGGTCAAGGCGCTCGAATACGCGCGCGCCGACGGCGGCGAGGTCATCGGCGGTGAACGCCACCACATCGGGCCAGCGAGCGCCTACTACGTTGCACCGGCGCTGGTGCGGATGCCGTCGCAGACCGCGATCGTGGCAGCCGAGACGTTCGCGCCGATCCTCTACGTGCTGACCTACGACGAACTCGACGAGGCCATTGCGCTGAACAACGCTGTGCCACAGGGGCTTTCTTCAGCGATTTTCACCACCGACGTCCGGGAGGCCGAGCGTTTCATCGACGGATCCGACTGC
This Mycobacterium xenopi DNA region includes the following protein-coding sequences:
- a CDS encoding acetyl/propionyl/methylcrotonyl-CoA carboxylase subunit alpha, translated to MPSHASSRIAKVLVANRGEIAVRVIRAARDAGLPSVAVYAEPDADAPHVRLADEAFALGGQTSAESYLDFGKLLDAAEKSGANAIHPGYGFLSENADFAQAVIDAGLIWIGPSPQSIRDLGDKVTARHIAARAQAPLVPGTPDPVKDADEVVAFAHEYGVPIAIKAAFGGGGKGLKVARTVEEIPELYESAVREATAAFGRGECFVERYLDKPRHVEAQVLADMHGNVVVAGLRDCSLQRRYQKLVEEAPAPFLTDAQRKEIYEAAKRICREAHYHGAGTVEFLVGQDGLISFLEVNTRLQVEHPITEETAGIDLVLQQFKIANGDKLDITEDPTPRGHAFEFRINGEDAGRNFLPAPGPVTKFNPPSGPGVRLDSGVETGSVVGGQFDPLLAKLIVYGANRQEALARARRALDEFEVEGLATVIPFHRAIVRDPAFIGDENGFSVHTRWIETEWNNTIEPFTGGEPLDEEDARPRQKVVVEVGGRRLEVSLPADLALSNGAGSDPVGVIRRKPKPRKRGALAGAAASGDAVTAPMQGTVVKVAVEEGQEVTAGDLVVVLEAMKMENPVTAHKDGTITGLAVEAGAAITQGTVLAEIK
- a CDS encoding STAS domain-containing protein, coding for MSVVRTAGFAGAALGVDTAFPSQPWESRTARFTAHWGPSAVAVVAHGELDAANASQLADYVQQCAAFSKLVILDLRGVEFFGTAGFSTLHTINVRCARADVQWAVVPSRAVSRVLRICDPEHALPIADSADVMLVDQREPRRLLQLVSQSR
- a CDS encoding RNA polymerase sigma factor SigF, coding for MTARAVGSSGSRPNEYADVPDMFRELASLPPHSPEIQRQRDKIVERCLPLADHIARRFEGRGEPRDDLVQVARVGLVNAVVRFDVDAGSDFVSFAVPTIMGEVRRHFRDNSWSVKVPRRLKELHLRLGAATADLSQRLGRAPTATELADELDMDRTEIVEGLVAGSSYNTLSIDSGGNNTDDDARAISDTLGDVDAGLERIENREALRPLLDALPERERTVLVLRFFESMTQTQIAERVGISQMHVSRLLAKSLARLRDQLE
- a CDS encoding ATP-binding protein, which codes for MTDAQARGEKQQRGDRAVELRVAARLENLAVLRTLVGAVGTFEDLDFDAVADLRLAVDEVCTRLIRSATPDATLVVVVDPRDDELVVEASATCQTYDVLAPGSFSWHVLTSLTDGVQTFRDGSQPEGPGVFGIKLTTRRAGSAR
- a CDS encoding phage holin family protein; this translates as MSRVLLRAVVLLGAWATGLLVAAWVVPNVSLSVSGFVVAVAVFSVAQAILSWWIFKLPRAYASLLLGGVGLALTLIALSLASTFTHGFSIRGAASWVAATLVVWLVTTLGAILLPEVLVRDQVSFATRMGPPVGQQLGTTCLAHWR
- the istB gene encoding IS21-like element helper ATPase IstB; this encodes MATKPVVTDPISTDLKRVMRQLKLGRMLDTLPERLTLAHQRHLSHAAFLELILADEATRRDNSSAARRAREAGLDATMRLDSWDDSAAVSYDRTLWTDLTSLRFLDGPHGALLLGPVGVGKTHLATTLGHIAVRRRIPTLMLRADAMFKRLKASRLDNSTEAEMRRLAQVRLLIIDDFALQPMDATATADFYELVVARHQRGSTVLTSNRSPDEWLAVMTDPLLAQSAVDRVTSTAHELIIEGQSYRRRQKPSVDTRPNDRRSSPVSQTGGP
- the istA gene encoding IS21 family transposase — its product is MAALAGVDRKTARSYTNAAALAGLDRGGALDQLTDELIGAVIEAVRPDRPDGHGQVWEVLRANHDQIVKWVEEGLTVVKICDLLERRGTAVPQRTLHRYCTQCTEYRGRRSAGTVPVVDGEPGVECQIDFGRMGKIFDAESGRNRVVHALIFTAVYSRHMFVWLTFNQTLEAIVAGCEAAWQFFGGVFKVLIPDNMTPIVPKADSTDPQFSVGWTEYSQVRGFFTDPARVRHPQDKPRVERMVQYVRGNFFAGEDFADLADAQARAQVWCAGKAGQRIHGTTCQRPAVVFAEREAALLLPAPAAVYQVPIYAEAKVHRDYHIQVDRALYSIPEHLRGQTVSVRADGELVKAFHGGKLVKTHPRQPAGGRCTDPADLPADKTGYAMRDLTRLIATAAATGLISASTPNVCSITSCRGHACARCTGCWGWSNATARPR
- the usfY gene encoding protein UsfY, with product MGDRHHDPTDYFRTTQPHAGITMKDNLFWPGHILLVVAIFGVVSTVAAAAYGHYEWLATTGLVAALGTINGALWLILERRRVIRIDEQWRAAHSDSPTGQRVA